The Deltaproteobacteria bacterium genome has a segment encoding these proteins:
- the tadA gene encoding Flp pilus assembly complex ATPase component TadA: MDFNFPSKQISELEEKLQIRKALQDITNRIHAAQNIKQILVDLKEGILKLFDAETMTIYVVDRDKNEIFSMFLAGTKLQEIRIPISNRSIAGFVANTQKIVNIPDAYVTEDLKKIDRQLSFDGSWDKKSGFKTKQILGVPILRNNTLMGVIQVLNKKTGKKFTDEEVGFAKEIAEVLAVAFYNQERLAKRRRTRFDYLIKYDLIKEEDLDSAWEESRKAQETMENFLMNKYRISKTDIGKSFEEFYQCKYIPYNEKTPIPTDLLANLRKDYLRRELWVPIGKVDQKIHVIVDDPNNLPKKDMIEGLLKSKAVKYDVSMAEDIIKYVNLFYQSSKEDSSIIDILGQAETEEHYEDDDDADVITESDSVIMQIVNKVINDACNRRSSDIHIEPNISRKNVEVRFRVDGDCSLYQTLPFNYRAAIVSRIKIMSNLDITVKRQPQDGKIKFRRQNGEEIELRVATIPTQGAVEDVVMRI; the protein is encoded by the coding sequence ATGGATTTCAATTTTCCCAGTAAACAAATCTCGGAACTGGAGGAAAAGCTTCAGATCCGCAAGGCCCTGCAGGACATTACCAACCGTATTCACGCCGCGCAAAACATCAAGCAGATTCTCGTCGATCTGAAGGAAGGTATCCTGAAACTTTTCGATGCCGAAACCATGACCATTTATGTCGTCGATCGTGATAAAAACGAGATCTTCTCCATGTTCTTAGCAGGAACAAAACTACAGGAGATTCGGATTCCAATCAGCAACCGAAGTATTGCCGGTTTTGTCGCCAACACCCAGAAGATCGTCAACATCCCTGATGCCTACGTCACAGAGGATCTGAAAAAAATAGACAGGCAACTGTCCTTCGATGGAAGCTGGGACAAGAAATCCGGATTCAAAACCAAACAAATCCTGGGAGTGCCCATCTTGCGCAACAACACCCTGATGGGTGTCATCCAGGTGCTGAACAAAAAAACAGGAAAGAAATTTACGGATGAAGAGGTTGGATTCGCCAAGGAAATCGCTGAAGTCCTGGCGGTCGCCTTTTATAATCAGGAACGTCTCGCCAAGAGGCGGCGAACCCGCTTTGACTACCTGATCAAATATGATCTGATCAAAGAAGAGGATCTCGACAGTGCCTGGGAAGAATCCAGGAAGGCCCAGGAAACCATGGAAAACTTCCTGATGAACAAGTACAGAATATCCAAAACCGATATCGGTAAATCATTCGAAGAGTTCTACCAATGCAAGTATATCCCCTATAACGAAAAAACCCCCATTCCGACTGATTTGTTGGCAAACCTGCGAAAGGATTATCTCCGTCGGGAACTATGGGTCCCCATCGGTAAAGTTGATCAAAAAATCCATGTCATCGTTGACGATCCGAACAACCTTCCCAAAAAGGACATGATCGAGGGCCTTCTTAAGAGCAAGGCTGTCAAATACGACGTCTCGATGGCCGAGGATATCATTAAGTATGTGAACCTTTTCTATCAGTCATCAAAGGAAGATTCTTCAATTATCGATATTCTGGGGCAGGCCGAGACTGAAGAACACTATGAAGACGATGATGACGCCGACGTCATTACGGAATCCGACAGTGTTATCATGCAAATCGTCAACAAGGTCATCAATGACGCATGCAATCGAAGAAGTTCGGATATTCACATCGAACCGAATATTTCCAGAAAAAATGTTGAGGTCCGCTTTCGCGTGGATGGAGACTGCTCCCTGTACCAAACCCTCCCCTTCAATTACCGGGCGGCCATTGTCTCCCGCATCAAGATCATGTCCAACCTGGATATTACCGTAAAGAGACAACCCCAGGACGGTAAGATCAAATTTCGCAGGCAGAACGGCGAAGAAATCGAACTCCGTGTGGCAACCATCCCCACCCAGGGTGCGGTGGAGGACGTGGTCATGCGTATTC
- a CDS encoding glycine--tRNA ligase subunit beta: MGKELLLEIGTEEIPATFLMKALEDMKTMAEEMFRENRLQHGIIRTVGTPRRLTLTVSDLGEKQDDVIVEKMGPAKKFAFDDLGNPTKAALGFAKGQGVEFSQVETIKTDKGEYLCVRKKSDGEATIGLLPTLLIRFISTIPFKKSMRWSSYGFRFARPIHWILALYGGEVIPFSIENLQSGRMSHGHRFMSNVSFPVVDYQDYLEKTKRHFVIVDPQERKKIILEEIQQAASSIGGNVLADPELLDTVTFLVEYPTAMCGSYAPEYLRLPREVLITSMMTHQKYFPVVASNNDLLPNFITVNNTVPRDPDVVRKGNEKVIRARLSDADFFFQEDQKIKLDQRVEDLKQVIYHTKLGSSFEKVERFRTLAADIADYLDPSIKPTVDRAAYLAKADLDTQMVGEFSELQGVMGREYALLSGESPEVAKAIYEHYLPVSSGGILPETEEGSIVSIADKLDTIVGFFGVNLIPSGVADPYALRRQAIGIINIVLNKNYRLPVNGLVDWSLAILEKKLTKPAEEVKLEVLDFFRGRFENQMAAQGFSYDVIDAVLATGDWDFCRCYHKIRAMENFKADPVFLSLATTFKRVENIIKNFSDGTIDPDLFESDVESVLYSTFIGIRGKTSAMIEGDDYLTCLKEFAVLKDSVDNFFESVLVMAKAEKIRFNRLSLLEAISSLFHEIADFSYISTEN; encoded by the coding sequence ATGGGCAAAGAACTCTTGCTTGAAATCGGTACCGAAGAAATTCCTGCGACTTTTTTAATGAAAGCCTTGGAGGATATGAAAACCATGGCGGAAGAGATGTTCAGGGAGAACCGCCTGCAACATGGAATAATTCGCACAGTGGGAACACCGCGCCGTTTGACGCTGACCGTATCGGATCTTGGTGAAAAACAGGATGACGTGATTGTTGAGAAGATGGGCCCTGCTAAGAAATTCGCTTTTGACGATCTGGGCAATCCCACCAAGGCGGCACTGGGTTTCGCCAAGGGTCAGGGGGTTGAATTTTCGCAAGTGGAAACGATAAAAACGGATAAGGGAGAGTACCTGTGTGTCCGGAAAAAATCAGATGGCGAGGCGACTATCGGCCTCCTGCCGACCCTGCTCATCAGGTTCATATCGACGATCCCTTTCAAAAAATCCATGCGCTGGTCCTCCTATGGCTTTCGTTTTGCCCGGCCCATCCACTGGATCCTGGCTTTGTACGGAGGTGAAGTTATCCCGTTTTCCATTGAAAATCTTCAAAGCGGCAGGATGTCCCATGGGCATCGCTTCATGAGTAATGTTTCTTTTCCCGTCGTCGATTATCAGGATTACCTGGAGAAAACAAAGCGACATTTCGTCATTGTCGATCCTCAGGAGAGAAAAAAGATCATTCTGGAAGAAATTCAACAGGCCGCCTCTTCCATTGGCGGCAATGTCCTGGCCGATCCGGAACTTCTGGATACCGTGACATTTCTCGTTGAATATCCCACGGCAATGTGCGGAAGTTACGCACCGGAATATCTCAGGCTGCCCAGGGAGGTACTCATCACATCCATGATGACGCATCAAAAATATTTCCCCGTCGTCGCATCAAACAACGATCTGCTTCCCAACTTCATCACGGTTAACAACACCGTCCCCCGTGATCCCGACGTGGTCCGAAAAGGCAACGAGAAGGTGATTCGGGCGCGACTATCCGACGCCGATTTCTTTTTCCAGGAAGATCAGAAAATCAAACTGGATCAACGGGTTGAAGACCTGAAACAGGTCATCTACCATACGAAACTGGGTAGTTCCTTTGAGAAGGTGGAGAGATTTCGAACCCTGGCCGCAGATATTGCCGATTACCTCGACCCCTCGATCAAACCAACCGTCGATCGAGCCGCTTACCTTGCCAAAGCCGATCTCGACACCCAGATGGTGGGAGAGTTTTCCGAACTGCAAGGCGTGATGGGCAGGGAATACGCCCTGCTGTCGGGAGAATCCCCGGAAGTGGCTAAAGCCATATACGAACATTATCTTCCCGTTTCCTCAGGGGGGATCTTGCCCGAAACGGAAGAGGGAAGCATCGTCAGCATTGCCGATAAGCTGGACACAATCGTTGGTTTTTTCGGCGTCAACCTGATTCCTTCCGGCGTGGCAGACCCTTACGCCCTGAGAAGGCAGGCCATCGGCATCATCAATATCGTTCTCAATAAAAACTACAGACTTCCCGTCAACGGGCTTGTCGATTGGAGCCTAGCCATCCTTGAGAAAAAGCTCACAAAACCCGCCGAGGAGGTTAAACTTGAGGTGCTTGATTTTTTCCGGGGACGTTTTGAAAACCAGATGGCTGCTCAGGGATTTTCCTACGACGTAATCGATGCCGTTCTGGCTACGGGAGATTGGGACTTTTGCCGTTGTTACCATAAAATCAGAGCCATGGAAAATTTTAAGGCCGATCCTGTTTTTTTATCCCTGGCAACAACCTTCAAACGTGTGGAAAATATCATCAAGAATTTCAGCGATGGCACCATTGACCCCGATCTGTTCGAAAGCGACGTGGAATCAGTGCTTTACAGCACGTTTATCGGTATCCGGGGAAAGACCTCCGCCATGATCGAAGGGGACGACTATTTGACTTGTCTTAAAGAGTTTGCCGTATTGAAGGACAGCGTGGACAACTTCTTCGAATCCGTTCTGGTTATGGCCAAGGCAGAGAAAATCAGGTTCAATCGCCTGTCCCTGCTGGAGGCCATTTCGTCATTGTTTCACGAAATTGCGGACTTTTCATATATTTCCACCGAAAATTAA
- the glyQ gene encoding glycine--tRNA ligase subunit alpha, which translates to MTFQELIFALERYWADQGCIIQQPYDLEVGAGTFNPATFLRALGPEPWNVAYVEPSRRPTDGRYGENPNRLQHYYQYQVIMKPSPLNIQELYLNSLRSFGIDPLDHDIRFVEDDWESPTVGAWGLGWEVWLDGMEITQFTYFQQVGGHDLKPVCAEITYGIERIAMYIQNIDNVYDLQWNDRIRYGDVHHQSEVEWSVYNFEQADAEMLRQLFDMYEKEEIRMSENNLVLPTYDCCLKCSHTFNLLNARGAISVAERTSYIGRVRNLARLSADLYLTQRERLGYPLLKKS; encoded by the coding sequence TTGACTTTTCAGGAATTGATATTCGCTCTGGAAAGGTATTGGGCGGATCAAGGCTGTATCATCCAGCAGCCTTACGATCTTGAAGTAGGGGCCGGAACATTCAATCCAGCCACATTTCTCCGCGCACTCGGACCCGAGCCCTGGAATGTGGCCTATGTCGAACCTTCCCGACGGCCGACCGACGGGCGTTACGGAGAAAATCCCAACCGCCTGCAGCATTATTATCAGTATCAGGTGATCATGAAACCCTCACCCCTGAACATTCAGGAATTATATCTGAATTCCCTCCGTAGTTTTGGTATCGATCCCCTGGACCATGATATCCGGTTTGTTGAAGACGATTGGGAGTCCCCAACGGTCGGAGCCTGGGGGCTGGGTTGGGAAGTCTGGCTGGATGGAATGGAGATTACGCAATTCACCTATTTTCAGCAGGTGGGCGGCCACGACCTGAAGCCGGTCTGCGCTGAAATAACCTACGGCATCGAACGGATCGCCATGTATATCCAGAATATCGATAATGTCTATGATCTGCAGTGGAACGACCGGATCAGATACGGGGATGTTCATCACCAGAGCGAAGTCGAGTGGTCGGTTTATAACTTCGAGCAGGCTGACGCGGAAATGCTCAGACAACTGTTCGATATGTATGAAAAAGAAGAGATCCGCATGTCCGAAAACAATCTGGTCTTGCCAACCTATGATTGTTGCCTGAAATGTTCCCATACATTCAATCTACTCAACGCCCGGGGTGCAATCAGTGTGGCAGAGCGAACGAGTTATATCGGGCGCGTGCGCAATCTGGCCAGGCTGAGCGCCGATCTCTACCTCACCCAGCGCGAACGTCTGGGATATCCGCTGCTAAAAAAATCATAA